From the Bacillus tuaregi genome, one window contains:
- the pckA gene encoding phosphoenolpyruvate carboxykinase (ATP) — protein MNSVSLKQEINEFLNGTNILTQLSVPQLVEKVLTRKEGQLTSTGAVIATTGKYTGRSPKDKYIVEEESVKDKIDWGSVNQPISKEVFSSLYNKVLEFLKEKDEVFVFKGFAGADEKHRLPIQVINEYAWHNLFAHQLFIRPTKEELAAHDPGFTVIAAPNFKADPAIDGTCSETFIIISFEQRTVLIGGTEYAGEIKKSVFSIMNYLLPENGILPMHCSSNVGNEGDVALFFGLSGTGKTTLSADPNRRLIGDDEHGWSGNGVFNIEGGCYAKCINLSREKEPQIFDAIRFGSVLENVMLDQDTRIADYDDGTLTENTRAAYPLQAIENIVDPSVAGHPNTIIFLTADAFGVLPPIAKLSKEQAMYHFLSGYTSKLAGTERGVTSPEATFSTCFGSPFLPLPATRYAEMLGEKISQHNANVYLVNTGWTGGEYGVGSRMKLSYTRAMVQAALEGELANAETKKDEIFGLEIPLHVPGVPDDVLQPNRTWSNQEQYEVKAKELAAKFRDNFKKFQNVSTDIIEKGGPMA, from the coding sequence ATGAATTCTGTAAGTTTGAAACAAGAAATAAATGAATTTCTTAATGGCACTAATATTCTTACTCAATTATCTGTACCACAACTTGTCGAAAAAGTATTAACACGGAAGGAAGGGCAATTAACTTCAACCGGCGCGGTAATCGCTACAACTGGAAAGTACACTGGAAGATCCCCGAAGGATAAATACATTGTGGAAGAAGAGTCTGTTAAGGACAAAATTGACTGGGGTTCTGTGAACCAGCCAATCTCGAAAGAGGTATTCTCAAGTCTATACAATAAAGTGTTGGAATTTTTAAAAGAGAAAGACGAAGTGTTTGTATTTAAAGGCTTCGCTGGAGCTGATGAAAAGCACCGTCTACCTATCCAGGTTATTAATGAATATGCATGGCATAACCTATTTGCCCATCAGTTATTTATTCGTCCTACAAAGGAAGAATTAGCAGCCCATGATCCTGGCTTTACCGTTATTGCAGCCCCTAATTTTAAAGCGGACCCTGCCATTGATGGTACTTGTTCAGAAACATTTATTATTATTTCCTTTGAACAGCGTACGGTTCTGATTGGTGGAACAGAATATGCAGGAGAGATCAAAAAATCAGTCTTCTCCATTATGAATTATTTATTACCTGAGAATGGCATCCTGCCAATGCATTGCTCTTCTAACGTAGGAAACGAAGGCGATGTGGCCCTTTTCTTCGGTTTATCAGGAACAGGAAAAACAACCCTTTCTGCAGATCCAAACCGTCGTCTAATTGGTGATGATGAGCACGGCTGGTCAGGAAATGGCGTATTCAATATTGAAGGCGGTTGCTATGCTAAATGTATCAACCTATCTCGTGAAAAAGAACCGCAAATCTTCGATGCCATCCGTTTTGGCTCTGTATTAGAAAACGTTATGCTTGATCAAGATACACGCATTGCCGATTATGATGACGGCACATTGACGGAAAACACTCGTGCTGCTTACCCACTGCAGGCCATTGAAAATATTGTTGACCCAAGTGTTGCAGGTCATCCCAATACAATTATTTTCTTAACTGCTGATGCATTTGGCGTTTTACCTCCTATTGCGAAGCTTTCAAAGGAGCAGGCAATGTACCACTTCTTAAGTGGATACACGTCTAAGCTTGCAGGTACGGAACGCGGTGTGACATCACCAGAAGCAACATTCTCAACATGCTTCGGTTCACCATTCCTACCATTACCAGCAACTCGCTATGCAGAAATGCTTGGTGAAAAAATCAGCCAGCATAATGCAAATGTATACCTTGTTAATACAGGCTGGACTGGCGGAGAATACGGTGTTGGTTCACGTATGAAGCTAAGCTATACTCGCGCAATGGTTCAAGCAGCACTTGAAGGTGAACTGGCGAATGCTGAAACGAAAAAGGATGAAATTTTTGGCTTAGAAATTCCTTTACATGTACCTGGAGTACCAGATGATGTCCTACAACCTAATCGTACTTGGTCGAATCAGGAGCAGTACGAGGTGAAGGCAAAGGAACTAGCTGCAAAATTCCGCGACAATTTTAAAAAGTTCCAAAACGTTTCAACAGATATTATCGAAAAAGGCGGACCAATGGCATAA
- the metK gene encoding methionine adenosyltransferase, protein MSKRRLFTSESVTEGHPDKICDQISDAILDEILTQDPNARVAAETSVTTGLVLVSGEITTSTYVDIPKIVRNTVKEIGYTRAKYGFDSETCAVLTSIDEQSPDIAMGVDQALEAREGNMTDEQIEAIGAGDQGLMFGFACNETSELMPLPISLAHKLSRRLAEVRKDNTLAYLRPDGKTQVTVEYDENDQPVRIDTIVISTQHDPEIGLEQIQRDLKEYVISPVVPKELIDDQTKYFINPTGRFVIGGPQGDAGLTGRKIIVDTYGGYARHGGGAFSGKDPTKVDRSAAYAARYVAKNIVAAGLADKVEVQFAYAIGVARPVSISIDTFGTGKVDEDVLVDVVNKNFDLRPAGIIKMLDLRRPIYKQTAAYGHFGRVDVDLPWERTDKAELIRDQALNSAL, encoded by the coding sequence TTGTCAAAACGTCGCTTGTTTACTTCAGAGTCAGTTACTGAAGGCCATCCAGATAAGATTTGTGATCAAATTTCTGATGCCATTTTAGATGAAATTCTTACCCAGGATCCTAATGCACGTGTGGCTGCTGAAACATCAGTTACGACCGGCTTAGTATTAGTTTCAGGTGAAATTACTACATCAACATATGTAGATATTCCCAAAATTGTTCGGAATACCGTAAAGGAAATTGGCTATACACGAGCCAAGTATGGCTTTGACTCTGAAACATGTGCCGTATTAACGTCTATTGATGAGCAGTCTCCGGATATTGCAATGGGTGTTGACCAGGCCTTAGAAGCCCGTGAAGGAAACATGACGGATGAGCAAATTGAGGCTATAGGAGCTGGAGATCAGGGTCTTATGTTCGGATTTGCCTGCAATGAAACAAGTGAGCTGATGCCATTACCGATTTCATTAGCCCATAAGCTTTCCCGCCGTTTAGCAGAGGTACGTAAGGATAATACCTTGGCATATCTTCGTCCTGATGGAAAAACGCAGGTTACAGTAGAATACGATGAAAATGATCAGCCTGTTCGAATTGATACGATAGTCATTTCGACTCAGCATGATCCAGAGATTGGTTTGGAACAAATTCAACGAGATCTTAAGGAGTACGTCATTTCTCCAGTTGTGCCAAAAGAGTTAATTGATGATCAAACAAAGTATTTTATCAACCCAACCGGTCGTTTTGTTATCGGGGGACCACAGGGGGATGCCGGTTTAACAGGTCGAAAAATTATCGTTGATACATATGGCGGCTATGCTCGTCATGGCGGTGGTGCCTTCTCTGGTAAGGATCCGACAAAGGTTGACCGCTCTGCAGCTTATGCTGCCCGTTATGTAGCGAAAAATATTGTTGCCGCTGGATTGGCAGATAAAGTAGAGGTTCAATTTGCCTATGCGATTGGTGTAGCCCGTCCTGTATCGATTTCAATCGACACATTTGGTACAGGTAAAGTAGATGAGGATGTACTCGTAGATGTAGTGAATAAAAACTTTGATTTACGTCCTGCAGGGATTATCAAAATGCTTGACCTTCGCCGCCCAATCTATAAACAAACGGCTGCCTACGGTCATTTCGGTCGTGTGGATGTGGACCTTCCATGGGAGCGTACGGATAAAGCCGAGCTGATACGTGATCAAGCGTTAAACAGTGCTTTATAA
- the asnB gene encoding asparagine synthase (glutamine-hydrolyzing) produces MCGFIGCVHEKAQNFNETEKQLFQQMNNLITHRGPDDDGYYMDNHIQFGFRRLSIIDIESGHQPLTYENERYWIIFNGEVYNYVELREELIKEGLSFETSSDTEVIIALYSHVKEKAIERLRGMFAFVIWDKEEQTLYGGRDPFGIKPFFYYEDDERTFFASEKKSILLAMKNDVLNYESLQHYLTYQFVPEPETLSQGIHKLEPGHYFTKKIGSPMEIKRYWKANFQPVQKSESDFIKEIKDVLFDSVKIHMRSDVPVGSFLSGGIDSSIIASIAKEFHPAIKTFSVGFDHNGFSEIDVAKETADKLGLENISYVISPEEYMNEVPKIMWHMDDPLADPACVPLYFVAREARKHVTVVLSGEGADELFGGYNIYREPESLKMFNKMPQFGKVFLSWIARLMPEGMKGKSFIERGVTPMEDRYIGNAKMFTEAEKQQLLNVFNSNLHYTDITKPLYRESRGYDPVDQMQYIDIHTWMRGDILLKADRVTMAHSLELRVPFLDKEVFRVASQIPTSLKTADGTTKYVLRKAAEGIVPDHVLNRKKLGFPVPIRHWLKNEMNDWAKKIIRESDTDHLLNKTYILNLLEDHCQGKADNSRKIWTVLMFMVWHQIYVEKKYDFDQEAVKPMSQAVRG; encoded by the coding sequence ATGTGTGGTTTTATTGGTTGTGTACATGAAAAGGCACAGAATTTTAATGAAACTGAAAAACAATTATTCCAACAGATGAATAATCTGATAACCCACCGCGGACCTGATGATGATGGATATTATATGGATAACCATATCCAATTTGGCTTCCGTCGATTAAGTATTATTGATATTGAAAGCGGCCACCAGCCCTTAACATATGAAAACGAGCGCTATTGGATCATTTTTAATGGCGAGGTTTATAACTATGTTGAATTACGTGAAGAGCTTATCAAAGAAGGGCTTTCATTTGAAACAAGCTCTGATACAGAGGTTATCATTGCTCTCTATAGTCATGTAAAGGAAAAAGCCATTGAACGTTTACGCGGGATGTTTGCTTTTGTGATTTGGGATAAAGAGGAACAAACTCTTTATGGCGGAAGAGATCCCTTTGGAATCAAACCATTCTTTTATTATGAAGATGATGAAAGAACGTTTTTCGCCTCTGAGAAAAAGAGCATTTTGCTAGCCATGAAAAATGATGTATTAAACTATGAATCCTTACAGCATTACTTAACCTATCAATTCGTACCAGAGCCAGAGACACTGTCACAAGGCATTCACAAGCTTGAACCGGGCCACTATTTTACTAAGAAAATCGGTTCGCCAATGGAAATTAAACGCTACTGGAAAGCGAATTTCCAGCCTGTTCAAAAATCAGAAAGTGATTTTATTAAGGAAATTAAAGATGTACTATTTGATTCTGTCAAAATTCATATGAGAAGTGATGTACCGGTTGGTTCGTTCCTATCTGGCGGAATTGACTCCTCTATTATTGCTTCCATTGCGAAAGAGTTTCATCCGGCGATTAAAACCTTTTCGGTGGGATTTGATCATAACGGCTTCAGTGAAATTGATGTAGCAAAAGAAACAGCTGATAAGCTGGGGTTAGAAAATATCAGCTACGTGATTTCTCCTGAGGAATATATGAACGAAGTGCCAAAAATTATGTGGCATATGGATGATCCGCTCGCAGACCCTGCCTGTGTACCGCTTTATTTCGTTGCTCGTGAAGCGAGAAAGCATGTAACGGTTGTTTTATCAGGTGAGGGAGCTGATGAGCTGTTTGGCGGCTACAATATATACCGAGAGCCGGAATCGCTTAAAATGTTCAATAAGATGCCCCAATTTGGCAAGGTATTCCTAAGTTGGATTGCCAGACTAATGCCAGAGGGAATGAAGGGAAAAAGCTTTATTGAACGTGGTGTGACACCGATGGAGGATCGCTATATCGGGAATGCGAAAATGTTCACAGAGGCAGAAAAACAGCAGCTACTGAACGTTTTCAATTCTAATCTGCATTATACAGATATTACGAAGCCGCTATATCGTGAAAGCCGTGGCTATGACCCGGTCGATCAGATGCAATATATTGATATCCATACTTGGATGCGCGGTGATATTCTTCTTAAAGCAGATCGTGTGACAATGGCACACTCACTGGAGCTCCGCGTCCCATTTTTAGATAAAGAAGTGTTCCGTGTAGCCTCACAAATTCCAACAAGCCTAAAAACTGCGGATGGTACAACGAAATATGTTCTACGTAAGGCGGCTGAGGGCATCGTTCCAGATCATGTCCTAAATCGGAAAAAACTAGGCTTCCCCGTGCCCATCCGTCACTGGTTAAAGAATGAAATGAATGACTGGGCAAAAAAAATAATCCGTGAAAGTGACACGGATCATTTGCTAAATAAAACGTATATTTTGAATCTGCTTGAAGACCACTGTCAGGGAAAAGCCGACAATAGCCGGAAAATCTGGACGGTATTAATGTTTATGGTTTGGCATCAGATCTATGTGGAGAAGAAATATGATTTTGATCAAGAGGCCGTAAAACCAATGAGTCAGGCCGTTAGAGGCTAA
- a CDS encoding C39 family peptidase, with translation MIILYLFIAVLFILLITLIAKLIERKTLFTSFITFSVVLIVLVGGFTLDSIGQRNSVNAIEQIKTWFQSPIAKTNTFIQETFDHSNITVKDSALVDAPIIKQMPELPRGCEVTSLAMLLQHAGVQVDKMTLAEQIKKEPSTYRKENGVIYFGHPNDGFVGDMYSYHNPGLGVYHKPINNLAEQYLPGQIVDFTGADFHEVKVHLSDNRPVWVIINTAYSRLPDSRFQTWQTPSGPVKITYKEHSVLVTGYDKQYVYFNDPLTGEKNKKAPITEFEDSWVQMGKQAITYLY, from the coding sequence ATGATAATATTATATCTTTTCATTGCTGTGTTATTTATCTTGCTCATTACGCTAATCGCAAAATTAATCGAGCGAAAGACCTTGTTTACATCATTTATTACATTTAGTGTGGTTTTGATTGTATTAGTAGGTGGATTTACATTGGATTCAATAGGACAGAGGAATTCGGTTAATGCCATAGAGCAGATCAAGACCTGGTTTCAATCACCCATTGCCAAAACCAATACTTTTATCCAGGAAACCTTTGACCACTCCAATATAACGGTAAAAGACAGTGCCCTTGTGGATGCACCGATTATTAAACAAATGCCAGAGCTCCCACGCGGCTGTGAAGTAACAAGTCTGGCAATGCTCCTTCAGCATGCAGGTGTCCAAGTCGATAAAATGACACTTGCTGAACAGATTAAAAAGGAGCCTTCTACCTATCGCAAGGAAAACGGGGTTATTTATTTCGGTCACCCCAATGACGGATTTGTCGGAGATATGTACTCTTACCATAATCCTGGACTAGGAGTTTACCATAAACCAATAAATAACCTAGCCGAACAGTACTTGCCGGGGCAGATCGTTGATTTTACCGGAGCTGACTTTCATGAGGTGAAGGTTCACCTTTCTGACAACCGTCCTGTATGGGTCATCATTAATACAGCCTACAGCAGGCTTCCAGACAGCCGCTTTCAAACCTGGCAGACACCAAGCGGTCCTGTCAAAATCACCTATAAAGAGCATTCCGTGCTAGTTACTGGCTACGATAAGCAGTATGTCTACTTTAATGACCCTTTAACAGGTGAAAAAAACAAAAAAGCACCCATAACGGAATTCGAGGATTCCTGGGTGCAAATGGGTAAACAGGCCATTACGTATCTTTATTAG
- a CDS encoding gamma carbonic anhydrase has product MIYPYKGKSPKISASAFIADYVTISGDVEIGDESNIWFNTSIRGDVAPTIIGKRVSVQDNSVLHQSPNNPLILEDGVTVGHQVILHSCVIRENALIGMGSIVLDQAEIGEGAFIGAGSLVPQGKKIPPNTLAFGRPAKVIRELNDEDKKDMERIRREYVEKGIYYKSLQNKRND; this is encoded by the coding sequence ATGATCTATCCCTACAAAGGTAAAAGCCCCAAAATTTCTGCTTCTGCTTTCATCGCCGATTACGTTACTATATCTGGCGATGTAGAAATTGGTGACGAATCAAACATCTGGTTTAACACCTCTATCCGTGGAGACGTAGCGCCGACGATAATTGGTAAAAGGGTCAGCGTCCAGGATAATTCTGTTTTGCATCAAAGTCCTAACAATCCACTCATCCTTGAAGATGGTGTAACCGTTGGACATCAAGTGATTCTTCACAGCTGTGTTATAAGAGAAAACGCATTAATCGGTATGGGCTCCATCGTCCTTGATCAAGCCGAGATTGGTGAAGGTGCATTTATTGGAGCTGGCAGCCTAGTTCCACAAGGAAAAAAAATTCCGCCGAATACACTTGCCTTTGGAAGACCAGCAAAGGTTATTCGTGAATTAAATGATGAAGATAAAAAGGATATGGAACGAATACGTAGAGAATATGTTGAAAAAGGCATCTATTATAAATCATTACAAAATAAACGAAATGATTAA
- a CDS encoding alpha/beta hydrolase — MWKWEAEGEAKAVVVIVHGAMEHHRRYGWLIEMWRLSGFHVVMGDLPGQGMTTRAGRGHIDAFDEYLFEVKDWVQAAYQFNLPVFLIGHSLGGLIAVRLLQEEQLNLAGVILSSPCLGLVKPPSKLLNLFSYVLNIIAPQLRLESGLTVEMATRNEEVREADLNDTLYITKVSIRWYRELIEGIKEAFEEINQTQDVPLFLMQGGDDKIVNKHTVRNWFNLVPLSEKRYKEWPNCYHEIFNEPEREEVFEYAKDFFNSQLKSIGYNV; from the coding sequence ATGTGGAAATGGGAAGCGGAAGGAGAAGCAAAAGCGGTAGTGGTAATCGTTCATGGGGCGATGGAGCATCACCGCCGCTATGGCTGGTTAATTGAAATGTGGCGTCTGTCAGGCTTTCATGTTGTCATGGGTGATCTCCCTGGACAGGGCATGACAACACGAGCAGGAAGAGGTCATATCGATGCCTTTGATGAATATCTTTTCGAGGTGAAGGATTGGGTACAGGCTGCCTATCAATTCAATTTGCCGGTTTTTCTCATCGGTCATAGTTTAGGTGGGCTGATTGCAGTCCGTTTATTGCAGGAAGAGCAATTGAATTTGGCAGGTGTTATTTTATCCTCTCCGTGCCTGGGATTAGTCAAACCGCCATCAAAGCTATTGAATTTATTTTCATACGTATTAAACATTATTGCTCCACAATTAAGGTTAGAATCAGGCTTGACGGTTGAGATGGCGACTCGTAACGAAGAAGTAAGGGAAGCAGATTTGAATGATACGCTTTATATCACAAAGGTGTCAATCAGGTGGTATCGTGAATTAATTGAAGGGATTAAAGAAGCCTTTGAGGAGATTAATCAAACTCAGGATGTTCCGCTCTTCCTTATGCAGGGCGGTGATGACAAAATTGTCAATAAACACACAGTTAGAAACTGGTTTAACCTAGTGCCTTTGTCAGAAAAAAGATATAAAGAATGGCCGAATTGCTATCATGAAATTTTTAATGAACCAGAGCGTGAGGAAGTATTTGAATATGCGAAGGATTTCTTTAACAGCCAGCTAAAATCAATCGGCTATAATGTATAA
- a CDS encoding tetraprenyl-beta-curcumene synthase family protein, producing the protein MSVPSMPFSLMSQSYWKIFPSVNKELSYWKERALNIPNQELRKQALASIKDKTFHCEGGAIMALMAKEQYAEVIRFIVAYQTISDYLDNLCDRSTSLDPADFSALHEAMRDALTLKQTEGRYYRFRTEQDDGNYLSDLVATCRQVLSNCNHYEKIKDYLLELCGYYCDLQVHKHVIPDERVPRLKRWFLENKESIPKMEWYEFSACSGSTLGVFCLVAYAYSDDFQGQYADDIRKGYFPYIQGLHILLDYLIDQEEDKIEGDLNFCFYYETEEQLFTRLKHFIKEADRHTNSLPHRRFHRLINRGLLGLYLSDEKVRKQRDVRKLSKGILKTGGGVSLFFFVNAMIYRTIQKHSRDLKHEKRRLERFV; encoded by the coding sequence ATGTCAGTACCAAGTATGCCGTTTAGTTTAATGTCCCAATCCTATTGGAAGATTTTCCCTAGTGTTAATAAGGAGCTCTCTTATTGGAAGGAGCGAGCACTGAATATTCCCAATCAAGAACTGCGAAAGCAAGCATTGGCAAGCATTAAAGATAAGACCTTTCATTGCGAGGGAGGTGCCATCATGGCCCTCATGGCTAAGGAACAATATGCTGAAGTCATTCGCTTTATCGTTGCCTATCAGACGATTAGTGATTATTTAGATAATCTTTGTGATCGAAGTACGTCACTCGATCCAGCGGATTTTAGTGCATTACATGAAGCGATGCGAGATGCCCTGACATTGAAGCAAACGGAAGGCCGTTATTACCGATTCCGCACGGAACAGGATGATGGAAACTACCTATCAGACCTTGTTGCAACCTGCAGGCAGGTGCTGTCAAACTGTAACCATTATGAAAAGATAAAAGACTATTTATTAGAGCTTTGCGGTTATTATTGTGATTTACAGGTTCATAAGCATGTGATACCGGATGAAAGGGTGCCTCGATTAAAAAGGTGGTTTCTTGAAAATAAAGAGTCGATTCCGAAAATGGAGTGGTATGAGTTTTCTGCTTGTTCTGGGTCAACCTTAGGTGTCTTTTGTCTGGTAGCTTACGCTTATAGCGATGATTTCCAAGGTCAGTATGCGGATGATATTCGCAAGGGTTATTTTCCATATATTCAAGGCCTACATATCCTATTGGATTATCTAATAGACCAGGAAGAGGATAAAATAGAGGGAGATTTAAACTTTTGCTTTTATTATGAAACAGAAGAGCAGCTCTTTACGCGCTTAAAGCATTTTATAAAGGAAGCGGACCGTCATACTAATAGTCTCCCACATAGAAGGTTTCATCGTTTAATAAACCGAGGACTCTTAGGACTTTATTTATCTGATGAAAAGGTAAGAAAGCAGCGGGATGTCCGCAAACTCTCAAAAGGGATTTTAAAGACAGGCGGGGGTGTTAGCCTTTTCTTTTTTGTAAATGCGATGATTTACAGGACGATACAGAAACACAGCCGGGATTTGAAGCATGAAAAGCGAAGACTAGAGCGTTTTGTATAG
- a CDS encoding class I SAM-dependent methyltransferase: MKLIQILPFARTLLETAITPGDIAVDATLGNGHDTLFLAKLVGEYGHVYGFDIQEEAVINSRKRLEEQDLLSQVTFFNKGHEHISNCLPNEQHGKVTAAIFNLGYLPGGDKSIVTKPDTTISAIEQLLSIMKPEGIIVLVIYHGHPEGAIERDRLMEFVQSIDQKKAHVLQYRYLNQANHPPFIIAIEKR, from the coding sequence ATGAAGCTAATACAAATTTTACCCTTTGCCAGAACCCTGTTGGAAACTGCCATTACCCCAGGAGATATTGCCGTTGATGCAACGCTCGGTAACGGACATGATACCCTGTTTCTTGCCAAGCTGGTTGGCGAATACGGGCATGTCTATGGCTTTGACATTCAGGAGGAGGCTGTAATCAATAGCAGAAAGCGATTGGAAGAGCAGGATTTACTGAGTCAAGTTACCTTTTTTAACAAGGGACATGAACATATTTCTAATTGCCTTCCAAATGAACAGCATGGCAAAGTAACGGCAGCCATTTTTAATCTTGGTTATTTACCAGGAGGAGATAAATCGATTGTCACAAAGCCGGATACAACCATTTCGGCCATTGAACAGCTGCTCTCCATTATGAAGCCTGAAGGCATTATTGTGTTAGTCATTTACCACGGACATCCAGAGGGGGCAATTGAACGTGACAGGCTCATGGAATTTGTCCAATCGATTGATCAGAAAAAAGCACATGTCCTGCAATATCGCTATCTTAACCAAGCAAACCATCCTCCATTTATTATCGCGATTGAAAAAAGATAA
- a CDS encoding TIGR01212 family radical SAM protein (This family includes YhcC from E. coli K-12, an uncharacterized radical SAM protein.): MHPHNPFPYASDHKRYHTWNYHLRHTFGHKVFKVALDGGFDCPNRDGTVAYGGCTFCSASGSGDYAGSRSDGLIKQFNDIKEKMHTKWKDGKYMAYFQAFTNTHAPLSVLKEKYEAVLNLDGVVGLSIATRPDCLPDDVVDYLAELNERTYLWVELGLQTVHEQTAVLINRAHDFETYAEGVDKLRKRGIRVCSHIINGLPMETTDMMMETARAVAKLDVQGIKIHLLHLLKGTPMVKQYEKGMLQFLSLDDYVKLVCDQLEILPPEMIVHRITGDGPIDLMIGPMWSVNKWEVLNRIDEELVRRDSWQGKKWSGVKV; encoded by the coding sequence ATGCATCCACATAATCCATTTCCATATGCAAGCGACCATAAACGATATCATACATGGAATTACCATTTACGACATACATTTGGCCATAAAGTGTTTAAAGTCGCCTTAGATGGAGGTTTTGATTGTCCCAATCGCGATGGCACCGTAGCCTATGGCGGCTGTACATTTTGCAGCGCATCAGGCTCTGGAGATTATGCAGGCAGCCGTAGTGACGGACTTATCAAGCAGTTCAATGATATTAAAGAAAAAATGCATACAAAGTGGAAAGACGGCAAATACATGGCCTATTTTCAGGCCTTTACCAACACACATGCACCACTATCTGTGTTAAAGGAAAAATATGAAGCGGTATTAAATCTCGACGGTGTCGTCGGACTTTCTATTGCAACTAGACCAGATTGTCTGCCTGATGATGTTGTCGACTACCTAGCAGAGCTCAATGAACGAACCTATTTATGGGTCGAGCTTGGACTGCAGACCGTACACGAACAGACCGCTGTGCTTATCAATCGAGCGCATGACTTTGAAACCTATGCTGAGGGTGTCGATAAGCTCCGCAAGCGCGGGATTCGTGTTTGTTCTCACATCATAAACGGGCTTCCAATGGAAACGACAGACATGATGATGGAAACCGCCCGTGCCGTGGCAAAGCTTGATGTACAAGGAATTAAAATCCATCTGCTCCATTTATTAAAGGGAACACCAATGGTTAAACAGTATGAAAAAGGTATGCTTCAATTTTTATCACTCGATGATTATGTAAAGCTAGTATGCGATCAATTAGAAATCTTACCGCCGGAAATGATTGTTCACCGAATTACCGGGGATGGACCGATTGATTTAATGATTGGCCCTATGTGGAGTGTCAATAAATGGGAGGTTCTCAATAGAATTGATGAGGAACTGGTCCGCCGCGATAGCTGGCAAGGCAAGAAATGGAGCGGTGTGAAGGTATGA
- a CDS encoding YtzC family protein, with the protein MATRESMEALLSKCEDALRFATDQYQESSLQEHYNGENYTQALQQLESSYNELAKMAQSANGQQREQLHRMRLQLQQAQNQMILHDH; encoded by the coding sequence ATGGCAACTCGAGAATCAATGGAAGCTTTGCTTTCAAAATGTGAAGATGCACTGAGGTTTGCCACCGATCAATACCAGGAAAGCAGCCTCCAGGAGCATTATAATGGTGAAAATTATACGCAGGCATTGCAGCAATTAGAAAGCTCTTATAATGAGCTTGCCAAAATGGCTCAATCTGCAAATGGTCAGCAACGTGAACAGCTTCATCGTATGAGGCTGCAGCTACAACAGGCACAAAATCAAATGATTTTACATGATCACTAG
- a CDS encoding glycogen biosynthesis protein GlgD → MKKRSKQQNPEQKTRNGANSNDLELGQDYDLVKQAKKKYEQSGGQPVKSKFHPE, encoded by the coding sequence GTGAAAAAGCGTTCAAAGCAACAAAACCCGGAGCAGAAAACACGCAATGGGGCAAATAGTAATGATCTTGAGCTTGGCCAGGACTATGATCTGGTCAAGCAGGCTAAAAAGAAATATGAACAAAGCGGTGGCCAGCCGGTAAAGTCGAAATTTCACCCAGAGTAA
- a CDS encoding DUF485 domain-containing protein, which produces MDNLAKEGVTQQNKYDFEKIASTPEFKDLMKAKKKFLVPVSIVFLALYFTLPILTSYSTILNRPAIGSISWTWVYSFGLFVMTWVLCMVYVKRAARYDKMAQNIIEKYSQGDQSL; this is translated from the coding sequence ATGGATAATTTAGCAAAAGAAGGCGTTACACAGCAGAATAAGTATGATTTTGAAAAAATTGCTAGCACCCCAGAATTTAAAGACTTAATGAAAGCAAAGAAAAAGTTCTTGGTGCCTGTCTCGATTGTCTTTTTAGCCCTTTACTTCACACTGCCAATCCTTACATCCTATTCGACGATATTAAATCGTCCGGCTATCGGGTCAATCTCTTGGACATGGGTCTACAGCTTTGGATTATTCGTCATGACCTGGGTATTATGTATGGTTTATGTGAAAAGAGCAGCCCGTTATGACAAAATGGCCCAAAATATTATTGAAAAATATAGCCAAGGAGATCAAAGCCTATGA